In the genome of Carnobacterium pleistocenium FTR1, one region contains:
- a CDS encoding GNAT family N-acetyltransferase → MKVIETRDAQLMAKLGNIMQDHHKKLYPDFFKPYNEKNIMHHFQEIFENPKQQIFLWVDDQKESEPIAAYLWLEEEIVPETVYRYGYTRLYLHHVLIMPTYQGKGLSKVLLNFADDFAIKQGITQAELHYWSQNEIAKNLYPQLGYEVYTEIAYKQLENHSPNF, encoded by the coding sequence ATGAAAGTAATTGAAACAAGAGATGCACAATTAATGGCTAAACTAGGAAACATCATGCAAGACCATCACAAGAAACTATATCCCGATTTTTTTAAACCTTACAATGAGAAGAATATCATGCATCATTTTCAAGAAATATTTGAAAATCCAAAACAACAAATCTTTCTTTGGGTCGATGACCAAAAAGAGTCTGAACCAATTGCAGCTTACCTATGGTTGGAAGAAGAAATTGTACCTGAAACGGTATACCGCTATGGGTACACTCGATTGTACTTACACCACGTCTTGATCATGCCTACATATCAAGGCAAAGGTTTGAGTAAAGTACTTTTGAATTTTGCTGATGATTTTGCAATAAAACAGGGTATTACACAAGCGGAGCTTCATTATTGGTCTCAAAATGAAATTGCAAAAAACCTTTATCCTCAATTAGGTTATGAGGTTTATACTGAAATAGCTTATAAGCAATTAGAAAATCATTCTCCAAATTTTTAA
- a CDS encoding S-ribosylhomocysteine lyase, with translation MTTKMNVESFNLDHTKVKAPYVRLADKKIGLNGDKILKYDIRFSQPNKEHMDMMSIHSLEHLTAELIRNHADYIIDFGPMGCQTGFYLTVINHENYDEILDVLQKTMEDVLVATEVPASNETQCGWAAHHTLEGAQNLAKNFLAKRDEWHIVFA, from the coding sequence ATGACAACCAAAATGAATGTAGAAAGCTTCAATTTAGATCACACAAAAGTTAAAGCACCTTACGTTAGATTAGCAGATAAAAAAATTGGATTAAATGGTGATAAAATTTTAAAATACGATATCCGCTTTTCACAACCCAATAAAGAACATATGGACATGATGAGTATTCATTCTTTAGAACATTTAACCGCTGAATTGATCCGTAACCATGCAGATTATATTATTGATTTTGGTCCTATGGGATGCCAAACAGGATTTTATCTAACAGTGATCAATCATGAAAACTATGATGAAATTTTGGACGTGTTACAAAAAACAATGGAGGATGTTTTAGTCGCTACTGAGGTTCCAGCAAGCAATGAAACTCAATGTGGCTGGGCAGCTCATCACACTCTAGAAGGTGCACAAAACTTAGCCAAAAATTTCTTAGCAAAACGCGATGAATGGCATATTGTATTTGCTTAA
- a CDS encoding 5'-methylthioadenosine/adenosylhomocysteine nucleosidase has product MKIGIIGAMQEEVTVLKNSMRDKHEWIEANASFTSGKIEQTEVVLVQSGIGKVNSAISATLLLAKHEVDAVINTGSAGGIGEGLAVGDVVISTELAYHDVDATIFDYVIGQVPQMPARYQADSVLVAQTKEAARKVGLETVQGLIVTSDSFVADKKIVQRIKHYFPDALASEMEGAAIAQVCYQFEKPFVIVRAMSDVADEEAGMSFDEFIIEAGKKSGEMVIELVKNLV; this is encoded by the coding sequence ATGAAAATTGGAATTATTGGTGCCATGCAAGAGGAAGTAACAGTACTAAAAAATAGTATGAGAGATAAACACGAGTGGATAGAGGCTAATGCCTCATTTACGTCTGGTAAAATTGAACAGACCGAAGTGGTTTTAGTTCAATCTGGTATAGGTAAGGTGAACTCAGCAATTTCTGCAACGTTATTATTAGCTAAACATGAAGTAGATGCAGTTATCAACACAGGATCTGCTGGAGGAATTGGAGAAGGTTTAGCTGTAGGAGACGTCGTTATTTCAACTGAACTAGCCTATCATGATGTTGATGCAACTATTTTTGATTATGTCATTGGGCAAGTTCCACAGATGCCGGCTCGTTATCAAGCGGATAGTGTTCTTGTGGCGCAAACTAAAGAAGCGGCTAGAAAAGTAGGCTTAGAAACAGTACAAGGGTTAATTGTCACAAGCGATTCTTTTGTTGCTGACAAAAAAATTGTTCAACGAATCAAACATTACTTTCCAGATGCATTAGCCTCTGAAATGGAAGGGGCAGCGATTGCTCAAGTGTGTTACCAGTTTGAGAAGCCTTTTGTTATTGTAAGAGCCATGTCTGATGTAGCAGATGAAGAAGCAGGAATGAGTTTTGATGAATTTATTATTGAAGCAGGCAAGAAATCTGGTGAAATGGTAATAGAGCTAGTTAAAAATTTAGTTTGA
- a CDS encoding NUDIX domain-containing protein: MDFEEKTLSSKTIYNGHLIDFVVDTVQLPNGETSTRELIKHPGAVAIMGITADEKMIFVKQYRKAVEQVLLEIPAGKIDLTDESPLETGKREFEEETGFHAESFELETSFYTSPGFANELIYIYTARGLTKVETPLAQDEDEFIELVYLTFDEAWQAYEKHLIYDAKTVYALIAWKLKLVTKK; encoded by the coding sequence ATGGACTTTGAAGAAAAAACACTTTCCAGCAAGACGATTTATAATGGTCATTTAATTGATTTTGTAGTCGATACTGTTCAATTGCCTAATGGAGAGACCTCCACTAGAGAATTGATTAAGCATCCTGGTGCAGTGGCTATTATGGGCATCACGGCTGATGAGAAAATGATATTTGTTAAACAATATCGCAAAGCAGTTGAACAAGTATTATTAGAAATACCTGCTGGAAAAATTGATTTGACCGATGAGAGTCCTTTAGAAACTGGGAAAAGAGAGTTTGAAGAAGAGACAGGATTCCATGCTGAATCATTTGAATTAGAAACTTCTTTTTACACTTCACCTGGATTTGCTAATGAATTGATTTATATTTATACAGCTCGCGGACTAACGAAAGTTGAAACTCCTCTTGCTCAAGATGAAGACGAGTTTATTGAACTAGTTTACTTAACTTTTGATGAAGCTTGGCAAGCCTATGAAAAACATTTGATTTATGATGCGAAAACAGTATATGCTCTTATTGCTTGGAAATTAAAATTAGTTACAAAGAAATAG
- a CDS encoding DUF1054 family protein — translation MENCTFTKDDFAVFTIEGLEPRMSAIRKQIQPKFHKLGQEFVKVLAAELNVESLPIHIAQHIRRTKNAPKDTWLAIGGNNRGYKKYPHFQLGLYETHIFIWLAFIDNPLHEEEMALQIIEDPTLLFSIPDDYVISWDHTKEQVVPIHEADLLSGLIRWQTIKKGEFLIGRQLLADDLLSLSPTETQQYILDTFLQLVPLYKQAYGTYEIKENNS, via the coding sequence ATGGAAAATTGTACATTTACTAAAGATGATTTTGCTGTCTTTACAATTGAAGGGCTGGAACCAAGAATGTCAGCCATTCGAAAACAGATCCAACCAAAATTTCATAAATTAGGGCAAGAATTTGTAAAAGTATTAGCTGCTGAATTAAATGTAGAAAGCCTGCCTATCCATATCGCGCAGCATATAAGAAGAACGAAAAATGCTCCAAAAGATACATGGCTAGCAATTGGAGGGAATAATAGAGGATATAAAAAATATCCTCATTTCCAATTAGGATTGTATGAAACGCATATTTTTATTTGGCTAGCATTTATTGATAATCCGCTACATGAAGAAGAAATGGCTTTACAAATAATTGAAGATCCAACTTTATTATTCAGTATTCCTGACGATTATGTTATTTCATGGGATCATACGAAAGAGCAAGTGGTACCCATTCATGAAGCTGATTTATTGAGTGGGTTGATTCGATGGCAGACAATAAAAAAAGGAGAGTTTTTAATTGGGAGACAACTTTTAGCCGATGATTTACTTTCATTGAGTCCAACGGAGACTCAACAATATATACTTGATACATTTTTGCAGTTAGTACCACTGTATAAACAGGCTTATGGGACATATGAAATAAAAGAAAATAATAGTTGA
- a CDS encoding YueI family protein, whose amino-acid sequence MAERDTQDYLTKGIYGNKKTNPDERNKYFGSLRERVYLSMTVEQLVSNDYLESLKKEIQLHPNQQLLLNGQIDMNLLSPYIKLSQENDCSFRIVSDEGAQRSPLGLIYVSTNAVNEEVIDAATKYPQTSPPKEEEAEEKKDSFFKKLFS is encoded by the coding sequence ATGGCTGAAAGAGACACTCAAGACTACCTGACAAAAGGTATTTATGGGAATAAAAAAACGAATCCTGATGAAAGAAACAAGTACTTTGGTAGTCTTAGAGAACGTGTTTACTTATCTATGACTGTTGAGCAGCTTGTTTCTAATGACTATCTTGAATCTTTAAAGAAAGAAATTCAACTCCATCCAAATCAACAACTATTGTTAAATGGACAAATTGATATGAATCTATTAAGTCCTTATATTAAATTAAGTCAAGAAAACGATTGCTCTTTTCGAATCGTATCTGATGAAGGAGCTCAGCGCAGTCCTCTAGGTTTAATTTATGTTTCAACAAATGCAGTAAATGAAGAAGTAATTGATGCAGCAACAAAGTATCCCCAGACTTCTCCTCCAAAAGAGGAAGAGGCAGAAGAGAAAAAGGATTCCTTTTTCAAAAAATTATTTTCTTAA
- a CDS encoding GNAT family N-acetyltransferase, which translates to MKILETERLLLVPYQLSYIEATLIGDNRLSEVSGYGVAEEWPGIEFFFYLPYVLEAVKENKTKEKWTHLIVLKSENKIIGEVSAQGTPELTMEAELGYGIVEAYAGNGYATEGAQAFLKWLDCEEIKLVRAKTYLYHKKSQNILKKIGFVKTGESSFTGGERVVDFEWIPYRFEYQENNTQNEKAK; encoded by the coding sequence ATGAAAATATTAGAAACAGAGCGTCTACTACTTGTACCTTATCAGTTATCATATATTGAAGCTACTCTTATTGGTGATAATAGATTAAGTGAAGTGTCTGGATATGGTGTTGCAGAAGAATGGCCTGGTATAGAATTTTTCTTTTATTTACCTTATGTATTGGAAGCCGTAAAAGAGAATAAAACTAAAGAGAAATGGACCCATCTAATTGTACTTAAATCTGAAAATAAAATCATAGGAGAAGTGAGTGCGCAAGGCACCCCCGAACTAACTATGGAAGCAGAGTTAGGTTATGGAATCGTAGAAGCTTATGCAGGGAATGGGTATGCAACAGAAGGAGCGCAAGCCTTTTTAAAGTGGCTGGATTGTGAGGAAATTAAGTTAGTAAGAGCTAAAACTTATTTATATCATAAAAAGTCACAAAACATTTTAAAAAAAATAGGGTTTGTAAAGACGGGTGAAAGTTCTTTTACTGGTGGTGAGCGGGTAGTTGATTTTGAATGGATACCATACCGCTTTGAGTATCAGGAAAATAATACGCAAAACGAAAAAGCTAAATGA
- a CDS encoding 5-bromo-4-chloroindolyl phosphate hydrolysis family protein, producing the protein MKKNIKNIGDIFYYTLIAITTILIFLVVYSLFNVGFIWSLIISLGIGAFFIYTQSLDGTSDSAKKLNRLSAEKEAFYKSKGMTKEEIQFFRETMHTAKLKLLRLEKNLNGISKLEAIEKRNNTVQLSKSLFKGITAEPKRLHEVNKFLYVHLPSLTDLTDKYLEISQHEVKNKSTFDILDESASTIDEMCQLIAEDYVLFKSDDFEDMAIEVELAKKAIERDNGHTQSIESEEL; encoded by the coding sequence ATGAAAAAAAATATAAAAAATATAGGAGATATTTTTTACTACACTTTAATAGCTATAACAACTATTCTAATTTTCCTTGTCGTTTACTCTCTATTCAATGTTGGATTCATTTGGTCATTAATTATCAGCCTTGGCATAGGAGCATTTTTTATTTATACGCAATCACTAGATGGAACTTCTGATTCTGCTAAAAAGCTAAACCGTTTATCTGCCGAAAAAGAAGCTTTTTATAAATCTAAAGGTATGACAAAAGAAGAGATTCAATTCTTTAGAGAAACCATGCATACTGCTAAATTAAAGTTATTGCGCTTAGAAAAGAATTTAAACGGTATTTCTAAACTTGAAGCAATTGAGAAACGAAACAATACTGTTCAGTTATCTAAGTCTCTATTCAAAGGAATTACAGCAGAGCCAAAACGATTGCATGAAGTAAATAAGTTCTTGTATGTACACCTTCCTTCTCTAACAGATTTAACGGATAAGTATTTAGAAATCAGTCAACATGAAGTGAAAAATAAATCTACTTTTGATATTCTTGACGAAAGTGCCTCTACAATCGATGAAATGTGCCAATTGATTGCTGAAGATTATGTTCTTTTCAAATCTGATGATTTTGAAGATATGGCCATTGAGGTAGAACTTGCAAAGAAAGCTATTGAACGCGATAATGGACATACACAATCAATTGAATCAGAAGAATTATAA
- a CDS encoding cysteine desulfurase family protein, whose product MIYFDNSATTSIDKNVLQTFEKISQTIDGNPSSLHQLGNYADGLLQQSRKQIADLLHVLPEEIYFTSGGTEGDNWAIKGTSIEKRQFGNHIITTAIEHPAVKESVAQMKMLGFDVTILPVDSNGTVSVSDLKEALRSDTILVSIMAVNNEVGSVQPIVEIGEVLRQHPTVHFHVDAVQAIGKISLLLGEESRIDLATFSAHKFHGPKGSGFMYIKKGKKVAPLLNGGGQELGKRGGTENVAGAAAMAKALRLLLEKAEEKKQNQKEIKTYLMTQLEGYKKVSIFSQKEGAPHILCFALKGIRGEVMVHAFEKKEIYISTTSACSSRNGTASSTLVAMNVPGKLATSAVRISLTDTNTLEEAKIFMEEFSHLYQQFKDIK is encoded by the coding sequence ATGATTTATTTTGATAATAGTGCAACAACTAGTATAGATAAAAATGTTTTACAAACATTTGAAAAAATAAGCCAAACCATCGATGGCAATCCTTCCAGTTTACATCAGTTGGGCAACTATGCTGATGGTTTACTTCAACAATCTAGAAAACAAATAGCTGATTTGTTGCACGTTTTACCTGAAGAAATCTATTTTACAAGTGGTGGAACAGAAGGGGATAATTGGGCTATTAAAGGAACATCAATTGAAAAACGGCAATTCGGGAACCATATCATCACAACAGCTATTGAGCATCCTGCTGTTAAGGAATCCGTTGCTCAAATGAAAATGCTAGGATTTGATGTTACGATTTTACCTGTTGATTCTAATGGAACAGTGTCCGTCTCTGATTTGAAAGAAGCTCTAAGGTCGGATACTATTTTAGTTTCGATAATGGCTGTTAATAACGAAGTTGGAAGTGTTCAGCCTATCGTCGAAATAGGAGAAGTTTTGAGACAGCATCCAACGGTTCATTTTCATGTAGATGCGGTACAAGCAATTGGGAAAATTTCTTTACTGTTAGGTGAAGAGTCAAGAATTGACTTAGCAACATTCTCTGCTCATAAATTTCACGGACCCAAAGGTAGTGGATTTATGTATATCAAAAAAGGGAAAAAAGTTGCTCCGCTTTTAAATGGTGGAGGACAAGAATTAGGTAAGCGTGGCGGAACAGAAAATGTAGCTGGTGCAGCGGCAATGGCTAAAGCCTTACGTCTTTTGCTTGAAAAAGCAGAAGAGAAAAAACAAAATCAAAAAGAAATAAAAACTTATTTAATGACTCAACTAGAAGGATATAAAAAAGTTTCAATTTTCTCGCAAAAAGAAGGTGCTCCTCATATTTTATGTTTTGCTTTAAAAGGAATCCGAGGAGAAGTAATGGTCCATGCTTTTGAAAAAAAAGAAATTTATATTTCAACAACAAGTGCTTGTTCTAGTCGTAATGGTACGGCTTCTAGTACTTTAGTAGCGATGAATGTACCGGGGAAGTTAGCAACGAGTGCAGTACGTATCAGTTTGACAGATACGAATACGTTAGAGGAAGCAAAAATTTTTATGGAAGAATTTAGCCACTTGTACCAACAGTTTAAAGATATTAAGTAA
- a CDS encoding septation ring formation regulator EzrA: MKMETVLIVIIVIAVASYAISYFLKKRHYQNINNLEQQKFELMDTSVTEMIQNVKSLSLTGQTEKNFDQWKDRWKQIELTAFPDIENFLFDAEQATDRLQLIKAGKAENKSNQLIESTEKKIKEIQLALDELLKSEEKNNQAIKKVQEKYQGIRKKLLTQSFSFGPALDKLEKQLTFLELSFAEFSDLTSSGDHNEAEEILKKVSFETNELNDAVTTIPSLVKEVSNEFPAQVQELKEGYHELKDVQHFIFLEDRLATDIAEIEQDIKQSEKLIKQCETEKVEKINSIIEEKINHLYDVMEAEINAKEMVEKEQPNLAELIEFVNKRNQQLLIEIDRVSQSYTLNDTIFEQPKDMQRQIEEIQLNFETFNNGMEKNQAVYTVVAESYAEDNNRLTQIEEKQEELINQLTDLRKEETEVKEKIDDFEFNMRGIKRYIEKQHLPGLPEEYLDLFFVTTERIEKLAKELNKLKINMTDIKKMCELCEDDVELLIDKTEEIVDSALLTEYMMQYANRYRNDYPQIAEAILESNDLFNKEFQYKESLEVISTALEVVEPGSFKKVENQYYEEKSRNAK; encoded by the coding sequence ATGAAAATGGAAACTGTTTTAATAGTTATTATTGTAATCGCTGTTGCATCTTATGCAATAAGTTATTTTTTGAAAAAAAGGCATTATCAAAATATTAATAACTTGGAACAACAAAAATTTGAGTTAATGGATACATCAGTTACTGAAATGATTCAGAATGTTAAAAGTTTGTCTTTAACAGGGCAAACAGAGAAAAATTTTGATCAATGGAAAGATAGATGGAAACAAATTGAACTGACTGCATTTCCAGATATAGAGAATTTTTTATTTGACGCTGAACAAGCGACAGACCGATTGCAGTTAATTAAAGCTGGCAAAGCTGAGAATAAAAGTAACCAGCTGATTGAAAGTACTGAAAAGAAAATCAAAGAAATTCAATTAGCACTAGATGAATTATTAAAAAGCGAAGAAAAAAATAATCAAGCAATTAAAAAAGTTCAAGAAAAGTATCAGGGTATACGAAAAAAATTATTGACCCAAAGTTTCTCTTTTGGTCCGGCGCTAGATAAACTTGAAAAACAGTTGACATTTTTGGAGCTGAGCTTTGCTGAATTTTCTGATTTAACTTCTTCAGGAGATCATAATGAAGCAGAGGAAATATTAAAAAAAGTTAGTTTTGAGACAAACGAGTTGAATGATGCAGTTACTACTATTCCAAGTTTAGTTAAAGAAGTTAGTAATGAATTTCCAGCTCAAGTTCAGGAATTAAAAGAAGGTTATCATGAATTAAAAGATGTACAACATTTCATTTTCTTAGAGGATAGATTAGCAACTGATATTGCTGAAATTGAACAAGATATAAAACAAAGCGAAAAACTAATCAAGCAATGTGAAACTGAAAAAGTTGAAAAAATAAATTCGATTATTGAAGAAAAAATCAATCATTTGTATGATGTCATGGAAGCTGAAATAAACGCTAAAGAAATGGTGGAAAAAGAGCAACCTAATTTGGCGGAGTTAATTGAATTTGTGAATAAAAGGAATCAACAATTATTGATTGAAATTGATCGAGTATCTCAAAGTTACACACTTAATGATACGATTTTTGAACAACCTAAAGATATGCAAAGACAGATTGAAGAAATTCAATTGAATTTTGAAACATTTAATAATGGGATGGAAAAGAATCAAGCTGTATACACAGTTGTAGCAGAAAGCTATGCTGAAGATAATAATAGGTTAACTCAGATTGAGGAGAAACAAGAAGAATTAATCAACCAATTGACTGATCTACGTAAGGAAGAAACAGAAGTAAAAGAAAAAATTGATGACTTTGAGTTTAATATGCGTGGAATTAAACGCTACATTGAAAAACAACATTTACCTGGTTTACCTGAAGAATATTTAGATTTGTTTTTTGTCACGACAGAACGCATTGAAAAATTAGCGAAAGAATTAAATAAATTAAAAATCAATATGACAGATATAAAGAAAATGTGTGAGCTGTGTGAAGATGATGTTGAACTGCTTATCGATAAGACTGAAGAAATTGTGGATAGTGCGTTGTTAACAGAATATATGATGCAATATGCTAACAGATATCGAAATGATTATCCTCAAATCGCAGAAGCTATTTTAGAAAGTAATGATTTATTCAATAAGGAATTTCAATATAAAGAATCGCTTGAAGTTATTTCGACGGCCTTAGAAGTTGTAGAACCTGGTTCATTCAAAAAGGTTGAAAATCAATATTATGAAGAAAAAAGCAGAAATGCTAAATAA
- a CDS encoding GAF domain-containing protein codes for MTKESVYSLTNKQLSAVIGDESNFIANFSNAAALLFENLPTINWAGFYLYEAASEELVLGPFQGKVACIRIQPGKGVCGTAFSKKESIFVKDVNQFPGHIACDAASQSEIVIPLVKDGRAIGVLDIDAPITDRFDEIDQKYLEDFVKILLDSSSI; via the coding sequence ATGACAAAAGAATCTGTTTATTCATTAACAAATAAACAATTGAGTGCCGTAATCGGTGATGAGTCTAATTTCATTGCTAATTTTAGTAACGCAGCCGCTTTATTATTTGAAAACTTACCTACTATCAATTGGGCAGGGTTTTACTTATATGAAGCTGCTTCTGAAGAACTTGTCTTAGGCCCTTTCCAAGGCAAAGTAGCTTGTATAAGAATTCAACCTGGTAAAGGGGTATGTGGAACAGCTTTTTCTAAAAAAGAAAGTATTTTTGTTAAAGATGTTAACCAATTCCCAGGACACATCGCTTGTGATGCTGCTAGCCAGTCTGAAATTGTTATTCCACTAGTCAAAGATGGTCGTGCTATTGGCGTTTTAGATATTGATGCTCCGATTACTGACCGTTTTGACGAAATCGATCAAAAATATTTAGAAGATTTTGTCAAAATCCTCTTAGATTCTTCAAGTATCTAA
- the macP gene encoding cell wall synthase accessory phosphoprotein MacP, with protein sequence MNLKTRAEIKKDNQLNEKTQKERDKKRKQVEHKYQKKLEKEGLVTKSRKSENDKIRDRGRKLDKIILVVTVLLIIVLAIVFIF encoded by the coding sequence ATGAATCTAAAAACTAGAGCAGAAATTAAAAAAGATAATCAATTGAATGAAAAAACGCAAAAAGAAAGAGATAAGAAACGCAAACAAGTAGAGCACAAATACCAAAAGAAATTAGAAAAAGAAGGCCTTGTTACAAAGAGTCGCAAAAGTGAAAATGATAAAATTCGTGATAGAGGTCGCAAATTAGATAAGATTATTTTGGTTGTAACGGTTTTATTGATTATTGTTTTAGCAATTGTCTTCATTTTTTAA
- the rpsD gene encoding 30S ribosomal protein S4: MSRYTGPSWKVSRRLGISLSGTGKEIERRPYAPGPHGPNSRKKLTEYGLQLQEKQKLRHMFGLNERQFSNLFLKAGKFKEGKHGENFMILLEQRLDNVVYRLGLATTRRQSRQLVNHGHILVDGKRVDIPSYSVSVGQVITVREKSKNMEIIKSAAESLFGRPEYVTFDVEKLEGSYNRLPLRDELSAEIDETIIVEYYSR; this comes from the coding sequence ATGTCACGTTATACAGGTCCAAGTTGGAAAGTTTCTCGTCGTCTAGGCATTTCACTTTCTGGCACAGGTAAAGAAATCGAACGCCGTCCTTACGCTCCAGGTCCTCATGGTCCAAACAGTCGTAAAAAATTAACTGAATACGGTCTTCAATTACAAGAAAAACAAAAACTACGTCATATGTTTGGTTTGAATGAACGTCAATTCAGCAACTTATTCTTAAAAGCTGGTAAATTCAAAGAAGGTAAACATGGGGAAAACTTCATGATCCTTTTAGAACAACGTTTAGATAATGTTGTTTACCGTTTAGGTTTAGCTACTACTCGTCGTCAATCACGTCAATTAGTAAACCACGGTCACATCCTTGTTGATGGCAAACGCGTTGATATCCCATCATACAGCGTTTCAGTTGGACAAGTTATTACTGTTCGTGAAAAATCTAAAAACATGGAAATTATTAAATCAGCTGCTGAATCATTATTTGGCCGTCCTGAATACGTAACTTTCGATGTTGAAAAATTAGAAGGTTCATATAACCGTTTACCATTAAGAGATGAATTATCTGCTGAAATCGATGAAACAATCATCGTTGAATACTACTCTCGTTAA
- the thiI gene encoding tRNA uracil 4-sulfurtransferase ThiI: MQYDEVMIRYGELSTKGKNKKVFINQLAQNVRFALHDFENLKVSGLRDRMHLELNGAESDAVLGRLKTIFGIQTYSPVRRLERDIELLKKVAVEMIAELYAEGKTFKVTTKRSDHEYELDTNDMNQLIGAEISNKIEGITVQMKKPDIDLRLEIRSEGFFISSETIIGAGGLPVGSSGKGMLMLSGGIDSPVAGYLTMKRGVSVEAVHFHSPPYTSPRALQKAKDLAAKLAAFSGSVQFIEVPFTEIQEEIKKTVPEDYLMVVTRRMMMRLTDLIRKERKGLAIINGESLGQVASQTLHSMIAINDVTATPIIRPVVSMDKNEIIELAQKIDTFELSIQPFEDCCTIFAPPSPKTRPKLEKSREFEDRLDIDGLIERVMKNLVITKIKVGDTSEAQQKAGFSSLL, encoded by the coding sequence ATGCAATACGATGAAGTAATGATACGCTATGGCGAACTGTCAACAAAAGGAAAGAATAAAAAAGTTTTTATCAATCAATTGGCTCAAAATGTAAGGTTTGCCTTACACGATTTTGAAAATCTGAAAGTAAGTGGCTTGCGTGATCGGATGCATTTAGAACTCAATGGTGCAGAAAGTGATGCTGTATTGGGTAGATTGAAAACTATATTTGGGATTCAAACTTATTCTCCAGTTAGACGTTTGGAGAGAGATATTGAACTTTTAAAAAAAGTTGCAGTCGAAATGATAGCAGAACTGTATGCAGAAGGAAAAACATTTAAAGTTACTACTAAACGCTCAGACCATGAGTATGAGTTGGATACAAACGATATGAACCAACTAATTGGAGCAGAAATTTCCAATAAAATTGAAGGTATAACAGTTCAAATGAAAAAACCTGATATTGACTTGCGATTAGAAATTAGGAGTGAAGGCTTCTTTATTTCTAGTGAAACTATTATAGGAGCAGGTGGTTTACCTGTAGGATCAAGTGGAAAAGGGATGCTAATGTTATCTGGTGGAATTGACTCTCCTGTAGCAGGTTACTTGACCATGAAGCGTGGTGTAAGTGTTGAAGCTGTTCATTTCCATAGCCCCCCATATACAAGTCCGCGTGCTCTCCAAAAAGCGAAAGATCTTGCTGCTAAATTAGCTGCTTTTTCAGGGAGTGTCCAATTTATTGAAGTACCTTTTACCGAAATTCAGGAAGAAATTAAGAAAACCGTTCCAGAAGATTATTTAATGGTCGTTACGCGAAGAATGATGATGAGATTGACTGATCTTATCCGCAAAGAACGTAAAGGTTTAGCTATCATTAATGGGGAATCATTAGGACAGGTTGCATCACAAACGTTACACAGCATGATAGCCATCAATGATGTGACAGCTACTCCTATTATTCGACCAGTGGTTTCAATGGATAAAAATGAAATCATTGAACTTGCTCAAAAAATAGATACATTCGAATTATCGATTCAACCTTTTGAAGATTGTTGTACAATATTTGCGCCACCATCACCTAAAACGAGACCTAAACTAGAGAAATCTCGTGAATTTGAAGATCGTCTTGATATTGATGGACTAATAGAAAGAGTGATGAAGAATTTAGTAATCACAAAAATTAAAGTTGGAGATACATCAGAAGCACAGCAAAAAGCTGGTTTTTCAAGTTTATTGTAA